One stretch of Dokdonia sp. Hel_I_53 DNA includes these proteins:
- a CDS encoding acetyltransferase has product MNTAIQYKEYYLQFPEALVRKYPELNFENHCYLRIALDNVVGTKWDKRIAKPAYKHLNTRQRALVIEYLSNYLDDKALLQSHHMISMAYRGKLV; this is encoded by the coding sequence ATGAACACTGCTATCCAATACAAAGAGTATTACCTACAATTTCCAGAAGCATTAGTACGTAAGTATCCAGAATTAAATTTTGAAAATCATTGCTATTTAAGAATTGCGCTAGATAATGTCGTAGGAACTAAGTGGGATAAACGAATTGCAAAGCCTGCCTATAAACATCTAAACACTAGGCAACGTGCATTGGTGATAGAATATCTATCAAACTACCTAGATGACAAAGCTCTTTTGCAGTCTCATCACATGATATCGATGGCTTATCGAGGTAAGCTAGTCTAG